The following coding sequences are from one Odocoileus virginianus isolate 20LAN1187 ecotype Illinois chromosome 7, Ovbor_1.2, whole genome shotgun sequence window:
- the EDRF1 gene encoding erythroid differentiation-related factor 1 isoform X2 has product MADSKEAGAEAPPAGAAARGGLSLLSQGESEEPSAQGSALFLGGNEVKSRAVVKYSSAPPRTAFARLEEKTDLKLPPANWLRESAKLGPAGTTILGNSRKSKPFSSFGMAYDFIDSVGNDVDVVSDSENIKKLLKIPYSKSHVSMAVHRIGRTLLLDELDIQELFMRSSQTGDWTWLKEFYQRLIDQKWQRKKKSKEHWYQKAILSKFLYYSINGDGAAQPVPSATEQQESSSSDQTNDSDGASWPAPFEMPSSVSEDPSASSQGSEPLEPSYIVGHVASAPKEQNLTPLFNDGENSQGLKNDFVRNILWTFEDIHMLVGSNMPIFGGGRYPAVSLRLRDNNKPINVLTGIDYWLDNLICNVPELVMCFHVNGIVQKYEMIKTEEIPNLENSNFSTKVIKDIAQNILSFLKSNCTKEGHTYWLFKASGSDIVKLYDLTTLCEETEDKYQNPFTMPVAILLYKVACNMMMKKNQNKKHYGTVRTLLLNCVKLLDKSRHPQIIASANYMLSELFQLDEPKKEESSESPLNENSDESYSEEEEEMPDSDENGSYSTGSDPSDDNKAVAIIKSVGELSVPEKYKSIHQIRPSCAFPVCHDTEERCRLVLSYVLEGLKSVDSSIKKESDLPAADPNTPIPLKYEDESTRGGPEGLEKQMALFLDKMGSLQKGNYSSQSGMIPGSWQHKMKLQLILKSSKAYYVLSDAAMSLQKYGRALRYIKLALQSHDTYCCLCTNMLSEVLLFLSQYLTLCGDIQLMLAQNASNRAAHLEEFNYQTKEDQEILHSLHRESSCQGFAWATDLSTDLESQLSVSCKCYEAANEILQFSDLKSQNPEHYVQVLKRMGNIRNEIGVFYMNQAAALQSERLVSKTVSTAEQQLWKKSFSCFEKGIHNFESIDDATNAALLLCNTGRLMRICAQAHCGAGDEFKREFSPEEGLYYNKAVDYYLKALRSLGTRDIHPAVWDSVNWELSTTYFTMATLQQDYAPLSRKAQEQIEKEVSEAMMKSLKYCDVESVSARQPLCQYRAATIHHRLASMYHSCLRNQVGDEQLRKQHRVLADLHYSKAGKLFQLLKDAPCELLRVQLERVAFAEFQMASQNSNVGKLKTLSGALDIMVRTKHAFQLIRKELAEEFDQPKSEETPPAADSSPSLNREEVTKLLSIFESRLSFLLLQSIKLLSSTKKKTSNLDEDVVLKTNKQVYSQLLRATANKNASLLERVDLLIHLLDQLARGGGSSAVVQ; this is encoded by the exons TTTTGGGATGGCATACGACTTTATTGATTCAGTGGGAAACGATGTGGATGTTGTCTCTGACTCTGAA aacaTAAAAAAGCTTCTGAAGATTCCCTACAGCAAATCACATGTGAGCATGGCCGTGCACCGCATAGGAAGGACTCTCTTGTTAGATGAGTTAGATATCCAGGAACTCTTTATGAGATCATCTCAG ACTGGTGACTGGACATGGTTGAAAGAGTTTTATCAAAGACTTATTGATCAGAAgtggcagaggaagaaaaaaagcaaagaacactGGTATCAGAAGGCTATTCTTTCAAAGTTTTTGTATTACAG TATCAATGGCGATGGAGCTGCTCAGCCTGTCCCATCTGCCACAGAACAGCAGGAGTCATCCAGTTCTGATCAGACCAATGATTCAGATGGAGCTTCGTGGCCCGCCCCCTTTGAAATGCCTTCTTCAGTCTCTGAAGACCCCAGTGCTTCCAGTCAG GGAAGTGAGCCTCTTGAACCCTCATACATAGTGGGGCATGTGGCCTCAGCGCCTAAAGAACAAAACCTGACTCCTTTATTCAATGACGGGGAGAACAGTCAG ggtcttaaaaatgattttgttcGGAATATTTTATGGACGTTTGAAGACATACACATGTTAGTTGGCTCCAACATGCCTATCTTTGGAGGCGGCCGATATCCAGCAGTCAGCTTACGTCTCAG GGATAACAACAAACCAATTAATGTGCTAACTGGAATTGACTATTGGTTGGACAACTTGATATGCAACGTGCCAGAGCTTGTCATGtgttttcatgtaaatggaattgtacaG AAGTATGAGATGATAAAGACGGAAGAGATTCCCAACTTGGAAAACTCTAATTTCTCTACTAAAGTCATAAAGGACATCGCACAAaacattctgtcctttttgaagTCCAACTGCACCAAGGAAGGACACACCTACTGGCTGTTTAAAG cCAGTGGCAGTGATATAGTGAAGCTCTATGATCTCACTACTCTTtgtgaagaaactgaagacaaataCCAAAATCCATTCACAATGCCAGTGGCTATTCTTTTATATAA GGTTGCTTGCAACATGATGATGAAGAAGAATCAAAATAAGAAACACTACGGGACAGTTCGAACCTTGCTTCTGAATTGTGTTAAATTGTTGGACAAAAGCAGACATCCTCAA attATTGCTTCAGCCAATTACATGCTTTCAGAACTTTTTCAATTGGATGAacctaaaaaagaagaaagttcagAATCTCCATTAAATGAGAATTCTGATGAAAGTTAcagtgaagaggaggaggagatgccAGACAGTGATGAAAACGGATCCTACAGCACCGGTTCTGACCCATCAGATGATAACAAAGCAGTAGCGATAATTAAGTCTGTTGGAGAGTTGTCTgttccagaaaaatacaaatccatTCATCAAATCAGA CCCAGTTGTGCGTTTCCGGTTTGTCATGACACAGAAGAGCGCTGTAGACTTGTGCTGAGCTATGTTCTGGAG ggTTTAAAGTCTGTGGACAGCAGcatcaaaaaagaaagtgacCTCCCTGCCGCTGACCCCAACACCCCAATCCCATTAAAATATGAGGATGAATCCACAAGAGGGGGTCCTGAGGGCCTAGAGAAGCAGATGGCCTTGTTTTTGGACAAAA TGGGCTCCCTTCAGAAGGGTAATTATTCCAGTCAATCTGGAATGATCCCTGGTTCTTGGCAACATAAAATGAAGCTCCAGCTGATTCTCAAGTCATCGAAGGCCTACTACGTCTTGTCTGATGCTGCCATGAGTCTTCAGAAATACGGAAGGGCATTACGATACATTAAATTAGCTTTGCAGAGCCATG ATACTTACTGCTGCCTCTGCACCAATATGCTTTCTGAAGTACTGCTGTTTCTTTCTCAATATTTGACGCTCTGCGGTGATATCCAGCTAATGCTGGCCCAGAACGCAAGCAACAGGGCAGCACACCTTGAAGAGTTTAATTACCAAACGAAAGAGGACCAGGAGATACTGCACAGCCTCCACAGGGAGTCCAGTTGTCAGG gatttGCATGGGCCACTGATTTGTCTACAGACTTAGAAAGTCAGCTTTCAGTTAGCTGTAAATGTTATGAGGCTGCTAATGAAATCTTGCAGTTTAGTGACTTAAAAagtcaaaatccagaacactaTGTACAAGTATTGAAGAGAATGGGAAACATTAGAAATGAAATCGGTGTCTTTTACATGAATCAGGCTGCTGCATTACAGAGTGAGAGACTAG TGAGCAAAACTGTGTCCACTGCAGAGCAACAGTTGTGGAAAAAAAGCTTTTCTTGTTTTGAAAAGGGAATTCACAACTTTGAGTCAATCGACGATGCCACAAATGCGGCCCTTTTATTGTGTAACACGGGGCGACTCATGCGGATTTGTGCACAGGCGCACTGTGGCGCAGGTGATGAGTTTAAACGTGAATTTTCACCGGAGGAAGGCTTGTATTACAATAAG GCAGTTGATTACTATCTGAAAGCTCTAAGGTCCTTGGGAACACGGGACATACACCCAGCCGTCTGGGACTCGGTGAATTGGGAGCTGTCCACCACTTATTTTACGATGGCAACTCTGCAGCAAGATTATGCTCCATTATCTAGAAAAGCTCAAGAGCAG atTGAGAAAGAAGTCAGCGAGGCGATGATGAAGTCGCTGAAATACTGCGATGTGGAATCGGTGTCCGCCCGACAGCCCCTCTGTCAGTACCGAGCCGCAACCATCCATCACAGGCTGGCGTCCATGTACCACAGCTGCCTGAGGAACCAG GTTGGTGATGAGCAGCTTAGGAAGCAGCACCGGGTGCTGGCAGACCTTCATTACAGCAAAGCTGGAAAGCTTTTTCAGCTTCTGAAAGACGCTCCGTGTGAACTCCTTAGAGTACAGTTAGAAAGAGTAGCCTTTGCAGAATTTCAGATGGCCA GTCAGAATAGCAATGTTGGAAAATTGAAAACACTATCTGGGGCGCTTGATATAATGGTGAGAACTAAGCATGCATTCCAGCTTATCAGAAAGGAGCTTGCGGAGGAATTTGATcag ccTAAGAGTGAAGAGACCCCTCCAGCTGCTGATTCTTCTCCTAGTCTTAATCGAGAAGAAGTGACAAAACTGCTCAGTATATTTGAATCTCGCTTGTCATTCCTTCTCCTTCAGTCCATCAAGCTGCTATCttcaactaaaaagaaaacaag TAACCTTGATGAAGACGTAGTCCTCAAAACCAACAAGCAGGTTTACTCCCAGCTCCTGAGAGCCACTGCGAACAAAAACGCCTCTCTCTTGGAAAGAGTTGACCTCCTCATCCATTTGCTGGACCAGCTGGCCCGCGGCGGAGGCAGCAGCGCCGTCGTCCAGTGA